One Malus sylvestris chromosome 14, drMalSylv7.2, whole genome shotgun sequence DNA segment encodes these proteins:
- the LOC126599597 gene encoding carotene epsilon-monooxygenase, chloroplastic has product MAHSLSSFSSFSLHPIPPPKRAAPFNSISSLRASIDNKEPTTTNSKPSSWVSPNWLTSLTRSLTISKNDDSGIPIASAQLEDVSELLGGALFLPLYKWMNEYGPIYRLAAGPRNFLVVSDPAIAKHVLRNYGKYAKGLVAEVSEFLFGSGFAIAEGPLWTARRRAVVPSLHKKYLSVIVDRVFCKCAERLVEKLQRDALNGTAVNMEDRFSQLTLDVIGLSLFNYNFDSLNAYSPVIESVYTALKEAELRSTDILPYWKVDVLRKIIPRQIKAEKAVQVIRSSVEELIAKCKEIVEAEGERIDEEEYINDTDPSILRFLLASREEVSSEQLRDDLLSMLVAGHETTGSVLTWTLYLLSKNPHTLVKAQEEVDKVLQGQRPSYDDIKNLKYLTRCIMESLRLFPHPPVLIRRAQVADVLPGNYKVNAGQDIMISVYNIHRSSKVWERAEEFVPERFDLEGSVPNETNTDFRFIPFSGGPRKCVGDQFALLEATVALTIFIQNLNFELVPDQKISMTTGATIHTTNGLYMKLSQRQAKSAFATSSSSSSAT; this is encoded by the exons ATGGCTCACTCTCTCTCATCATTCTCCTCCTTCTCTCTCCACCCAATCCCTCCTCCCAAACGCGCCGCCCCGTtcaactccatctcctccctcAGAGCCTCCATTGACAACAAGGAACCCACCACCACAAACTCCAAACCCAGCTCATGGGTCAGCCCAAATTGGCTCACTTCGCTCACTCGCTCCCTCACCATTTCCAAAAACGACGACTCCGGCATCCCCATCGCCAGCGCTCAGCTCGAGGACGTGTCGGAGCTTCTGGGTGGCGCTCTGTTTCTGCCGCTGTACAAATGGATGAACGAGTATGGTCCGATTTACCGGCTCGCCGCCGGGCCGAGAAATTTCCTTGTGGTCAGTGACCCTGCCATTGCTAAGCACGTGCTTAGGAATTACGGGAAGTACGCGAAGGGACTTGTTGCTGAGGTCTCTGAGTTTTTGTTCGGCTCTGGTTTTGCAATCGCTGAAGGCCCGCTTTGGACG GCGAGGCGCAGGGCTGTGGTGCCATCTCTTCATAAGAAGTACTTGTCCGTGATAGTAGATCGGGTATTTTGCAAATGTGCTGAGAGATTAGTGGAGAAGCTACAACGTGATGCACTTAATGGAACTGCTGTAAACATGGAGGACAGATTTTCTCAGTTAACTCTTGATGTTATAGGCCTGTCTTTGTTCAACTACAATTTCGATTCGCTAAATGCTTATAGCCCGGTTATTGAGTCTGTTTACACTGCATTGAAAGAGGCTGAGCTTCGCTCTACTGATATATTACCATATTGGAAG GTTGATGTTTTGCGGAAGATAATCCCAAGACAAATAAAAGCTGAAAAAGCAGTTCAAGTGATCAGGAGTTCTGTTGAAGAACTTATTGCTAAGTGCAAAGAAATTGTGGAAGCTGAGGGCGAAAGAATTGATGAGGAAGAATATATAAATGACACTGATCCAAGCATCCTTCGCTTTTTGCTTGCAAGTAGAGAAGAG GTATCAAGTGAGCAATTGCGGGATGATCTTTTGTCTATGTTGGTTGCTGGACATGAGACGACTGGTTCAGTGTTGACTTGGACGCTATATCTTCTAAGTAAG AATCCCCACACCTTGGTGAAAGCACAAGAAGAAGTTGATAAAGTTTTACAAGGACAGCGTCCATCCTATGATGACATAAAGAACCTTAAGTACTTGACACGCTGCATAATGGAATCATTGCGTCTCTTCCCACATCCTCCT GTTTTGATAAGAAGAGCTCAAGTAGCTGATGTGCTCCCGGGAAATTACAAAGTCAATGCTGGTCAAGATATTATGATATCAGTATACAATATCCATCGTTCTTCAAAG GTGTGGGAGAGAGCAGAAGAGTTTGTACCTGAAAGATTTGATCTTGAAGGCTCCGTACCTAATGAAACAAACACAGATTTCAG GTTCATTCCATTCAGCGGAGGACCACGGAAGTGTGTTGGTGATCAATTTGCTCTGCTGGAAGCGACTGTTGCTCTCACAATCTTTATTCAGAACCTGAACTTTGAGCTGGTTCCGGATCAGAAAATTAGCATGACAACCGGAGCAACAATTCACACCACAAAT GGTTTGTACATGAAATTAAGCCAACGACAGGCAAAATCTGCATTCGCTACATCATCCTCGTCTTCGTCCGCCACTTAG